A window from Hemicordylus capensis ecotype Gifberg chromosome 2, rHemCap1.1.pri, whole genome shotgun sequence encodes these proteins:
- the LOC128348032 gene encoding uncharacterized protein LOC128348032 isoform X3 — MRDDSNLYEPLLEDGDDRRLIPVPRVSYVEKLWGILPQNFAASWLNFPNSIEYGMPCSSHKLTREKSTMTQATRFAAERRTWALILGFALLSLFLLVLLCFFYSFSICPLRKQQCPIEVNRTKAEENTIAAIVVMPEDLSVATLQEAREKEHLEAMRNCLDKAFEEFYQEPNMVKKNAKMVLQCNGTRREFLSGKGENHIEVVQINDKIDYILDEASPEVHMARLGRHSFPLNLISINEVLDDLASWEGSEELQACLNKALKEFPQEPMSVQDNASLVVVCGRKNLTFISGKGQNEINVYKEDTDEEIQYQVKATGWAWWARLFTRGAG, encoded by the coding sequence ATGAGAGATGACAGCAACCTGTACGAGCCTCTTCTGGAGGATGGGGACGACAGAAGGCTGATACCTGTCCCGAGAGTCTCATATGTGGAGAAACTCTGGGGAATTCTTCCACAAAACTTTGCAGCATCGTGGCTTAATTTTCCAAACAGCATAGAATATGGCATGCCCTGTTCCTCTCATAAGCTTACAAGGGAGAAGTCCACTATGACTCAAGCCACTAGATTTGCAGCTGAAAGAAGAACCTGGGCTTTGATTCTGGGTTTTgctcttctttccctctttctgctgGTTCTGTTGTGTTTCTTCTACAGTTTCTCCATTTGCCCCTTGAGGAAACAACAATGTCCCATTGAAGTCAACAGGACCAAAGCTGAGGAGAACACAATAGCGGCCATCGTGGTTATGCCAGAAGATCTCAGTGTGGCAACTCTGCAGGAGGCCAGGGAGAAAGAACACTTGGAAGCCATGAGAAATTGCTTGGATAAAGCCTTTGAGGAGTTTTATCAGGAGCCAAACATGGTAAAGAAGAATGCCAAGATGGTCCTTCAGTGTAATGGAACAAGGCGGGAATTTCTATCCGGAAAAGGGGAAAACCACATTGAAGTGGTCCAGATCAATGACAAGATTGATTACATACTTGATGAGGCCAGCCCAGAGGTTCATATGGCAAGGCTTGGCCGCCATTCATTCCCACTCAATCTCATCAGCATCAATGAAGTTCTCGATGATTTGGCTTCCTGGGAAGGCTCAGAGGAGCTGCAGGCCTGTCTCAACAAGGCCTTAAAGGAATTTCCTCAAGAGCCAATGAGTGTGCAGGACAATGCTAgtttggtggtggtgtgtgggagGAAGAATCTGACCTTTATCTCTGGTAAAGGGCAGAATGAGATCAATGTGTACAAAGAGGACACAGATGAGGAGATTCAGTATCAGGTGAAAGCTACTGGATGGGCCTGGTGGGCCAGACTTTTCACCAGAGGTGCAGGCTGA
- the LOC128348032 gene encoding uncharacterized protein LOC128348032 isoform X1: protein MRAGELKPGGRQSESSRAEATPASEGCSGILASMRDDSNLYEPLLEDGDDRRLIPVPRVSYVEKLWGILPQNFAASWLNFPNSIEYGMPCSSHKLTREKSTMTQATRFAAERRTWALILGFALLSLFLLVLLCFFYSFSICPLRKQQCPIEVNRTKAEENTIAAIVVMPEDLSVATLQEAREKEHLEAMRNCLDKAFEEFYQEPNMVKKNAKMVLQCNGTRREFLSGKGENHIEVVQINDKIDYILDEASPEVHMARLGRHSFPLNLISINEVLDDLASWEGSEELQACLNKALKEFPQEPMSVQDNASLVVVCGRKNLTFISGKGQNEINVYKEDTDEEIQYQVKATGWAWWARLFTRGAG from the coding sequence TTCTCGCCAGCATGAGAGATGACAGCAACCTGTACGAGCCTCTTCTGGAGGATGGGGACGACAGAAGGCTGATACCTGTCCCGAGAGTCTCATATGTGGAGAAACTCTGGGGAATTCTTCCACAAAACTTTGCAGCATCGTGGCTTAATTTTCCAAACAGCATAGAATATGGCATGCCCTGTTCCTCTCATAAGCTTACAAGGGAGAAGTCCACTATGACTCAAGCCACTAGATTTGCAGCTGAAAGAAGAACCTGGGCTTTGATTCTGGGTTTTgctcttctttccctctttctgctgGTTCTGTTGTGTTTCTTCTACAGTTTCTCCATTTGCCCCTTGAGGAAACAACAATGTCCCATTGAAGTCAACAGGACCAAAGCTGAGGAGAACACAATAGCGGCCATCGTGGTTATGCCAGAAGATCTCAGTGTGGCAACTCTGCAGGAGGCCAGGGAGAAAGAACACTTGGAAGCCATGAGAAATTGCTTGGATAAAGCCTTTGAGGAGTTTTATCAGGAGCCAAACATGGTAAAGAAGAATGCCAAGATGGTCCTTCAGTGTAATGGAACAAGGCGGGAATTTCTATCCGGAAAAGGGGAAAACCACATTGAAGTGGTCCAGATCAATGACAAGATTGATTACATACTTGATGAGGCCAGCCCAGAGGTTCATATGGCAAGGCTTGGCCGCCATTCATTCCCACTCAATCTCATCAGCATCAATGAAGTTCTCGATGATTTGGCTTCCTGGGAAGGCTCAGAGGAGCTGCAGGCCTGTCTCAACAAGGCCTTAAAGGAATTTCCTCAAGAGCCAATGAGTGTGCAGGACAATGCTAgtttggtggtggtgtgtgggagGAAGAATCTGACCTTTATCTCTGGTAAAGGGCAGAATGAGATCAATGTGTACAAAGAGGACACAGATGAGGAGATTCAGTATCAGGTGAAAGCTACTGGATGGGCCTGGTGGGCCAGACTTTTCACCAGAGGTGCAGGCTGA
- the LOC128348032 gene encoding uncharacterized protein LOC128348032 isoform X2 — MRAGELKPGGRQSESSRAEATPASEGCSVLASMRDDSNLYEPLLEDGDDRRLIPVPRVSYVEKLWGILPQNFAASWLNFPNSIEYGMPCSSHKLTREKSTMTQATRFAAERRTWALILGFALLSLFLLVLLCFFYSFSICPLRKQQCPIEVNRTKAEENTIAAIVVMPEDLSVATLQEAREKEHLEAMRNCLDKAFEEFYQEPNMVKKNAKMVLQCNGTRREFLSGKGENHIEVVQINDKIDYILDEASPEVHMARLGRHSFPLNLISINEVLDDLASWEGSEELQACLNKALKEFPQEPMSVQDNASLVVVCGRKNLTFISGKGQNEINVYKEDTDEEIQYQVKATGWAWWARLFTRGAG, encoded by the coding sequence TTCTCGCCAGCATGAGAGATGACAGCAACCTGTACGAGCCTCTTCTGGAGGATGGGGACGACAGAAGGCTGATACCTGTCCCGAGAGTCTCATATGTGGAGAAACTCTGGGGAATTCTTCCACAAAACTTTGCAGCATCGTGGCTTAATTTTCCAAACAGCATAGAATATGGCATGCCCTGTTCCTCTCATAAGCTTACAAGGGAGAAGTCCACTATGACTCAAGCCACTAGATTTGCAGCTGAAAGAAGAACCTGGGCTTTGATTCTGGGTTTTgctcttctttccctctttctgctgGTTCTGTTGTGTTTCTTCTACAGTTTCTCCATTTGCCCCTTGAGGAAACAACAATGTCCCATTGAAGTCAACAGGACCAAAGCTGAGGAGAACACAATAGCGGCCATCGTGGTTATGCCAGAAGATCTCAGTGTGGCAACTCTGCAGGAGGCCAGGGAGAAAGAACACTTGGAAGCCATGAGAAATTGCTTGGATAAAGCCTTTGAGGAGTTTTATCAGGAGCCAAACATGGTAAAGAAGAATGCCAAGATGGTCCTTCAGTGTAATGGAACAAGGCGGGAATTTCTATCCGGAAAAGGGGAAAACCACATTGAAGTGGTCCAGATCAATGACAAGATTGATTACATACTTGATGAGGCCAGCCCAGAGGTTCATATGGCAAGGCTTGGCCGCCATTCATTCCCACTCAATCTCATCAGCATCAATGAAGTTCTCGATGATTTGGCTTCCTGGGAAGGCTCAGAGGAGCTGCAGGCCTGTCTCAACAAGGCCTTAAAGGAATTTCCTCAAGAGCCAATGAGTGTGCAGGACAATGCTAgtttggtggtggtgtgtgggagGAAGAATCTGACCTTTATCTCTGGTAAAGGGCAGAATGAGATCAATGTGTACAAAGAGGACACAGATGAGGAGATTCAGTATCAGGTGAAAGCTACTGGATGGGCCTGGTGGGCCAGACTTTTCACCAGAGGTGCAGGCTGA